One Panicum virgatum strain AP13 chromosome 9K, P.virgatum_v5, whole genome shotgun sequence genomic region harbors:
- the LOC120649977 gene encoding binding partner of ACD11 1-like, which produces MEMRTVKVSNLSLNAVKREITEFFSFSGDIEYVEMQSESEWSQLAYVTFKDSQGAGTAVLLSGATIVDRAVIITPAENYQQPPEAHKQLSGASPTAESAVRKAEDVVSSMLAKGFVLSKDALNLARSFDERHNILSNATATVASIGRQYGLSEKINLGRTIVGSKVKEVDERYQVSELTKSALAAAEQKASIAGSAILSNQYVSAGASWLTSAFGMVTKAAGDMTSMAKDKVERAEEERKAIMWEERNGLVSDYAKIHLDEPSSWEPAVLPLESVDEQKLQAI; this is translated from the exons ATGGAG ATGCGGACAGTAAAAGTTAGCAACCTTTCATTAAACGCTGTGAAAAGAGAGATAACAGAGTTCTTTAGTTTCTCCGGGGATATAGAATATGTTGAAATGCAAAG TGAATCCGAATGGTCACAGCTTGCTTATGTCACATTTAAAGACTCACAGGGAGCAGGCACTGCTGTTCTTCTCTCG GGGGCAACAATTGTTGATCGTGCTGTCATCATAACTCCAGCTGAGAACTATCAACAGCCTCCAGAAGCACACAAACAATTATCG GGAGCAAGCCCCACTGCTGAATCTGCAGTCAGGAAGGCAGAAGATGTTGTCAGCAGCATGTTGGCCAAGGGCTTCGTCCTAAGCAAGGATGCTCTCAATTTAGCAAGATCCTTTGATGAGCGTCACAACATCCTGTCCAATGCTACAGCCACTGTCGCATCCATAGGCCGCCAGTATGGCCTGAGTGAAAAGATCAATCTGGGCCGAACAATTGTCGGCAGCAAGGTCAAGGAGGTAGATGAACGTTACCAGGTCTCAGAACTCACTAAGTCTGCTTTGGCCGCTGCTGAGCAGAAAGCCAGTATTGCAGGCTCTGCTATCTTGAGTAACCAATATGTCTCAGCTGGTGCTTCCTGGTTAACCAGTGCATTCGGTATGGTAACTAAGGCGGCAGGTGACATGACCTCGATGGCGAAAGACAAGGTAGAGAGGGCTGAGGAGGAGAGAAAAGCCATCATGTGGGAGGAGAGGAACGGGCTGGTGAGCGACTATGCAAAGATCCACCTCGACGAGCCCTCTTCATGGGAACCTGCAGTTCTTCCTTTGGAATCAGTGGATGAGCAGAAGCTCCAGGCTATTTGA